The following proteins are co-located in the Pseudomonas sp. DY-1 genome:
- a CDS encoding DEAD/DEAH box helicase, whose product MSFASLGLSEALVGAVEAAGYAQPTPVQQRAIPAVLQGRDLMVAAQTGTGKTAGFALPILERLFPNGHPDKSQRHGPRQTRVLVLTPTRELAAQVHDSFKLYARDLHLVSTCIFGGVGMNPQIQAVSKGVDILVACPGRLLDLVGQGAVDLSHVEILVLDEADRMLDMGFIHDVKKVLARLPSKRQNLLFSATFSKDIVDLANKLLHDPERIEVTPPNTTVERIEQRVFHLPAGHKRALLAHLITVGAWEQVLVFTRTKHGANRLAEYLTKHGLPAAAIHGNKSQNARTKALADFKANDVRILVATDIAARGLDIDQLPHVVNFELPNVEEDYVHRIGRTGRAGRSGEAISLVAPDEDKLLKAIERLTKQKIPAGDTQGFDPATVEAERPEARAPRPERQPRADKPKREGKPQQASQGPSEAKEAGDDSEAKPRKSRNRRRGKGKSQEQQGQGQEQKAAAPQQQPKQARPQRPPQPAADRDPEEFLDDDVDNFGNRADYVSPYPPKGQNQGRNQRRGGQGQAQGQKQGQKQGQGQGQAQGRSGQGRGQGQGENQGRRQGGGGQGSGQKQQGQKQGQQRQGKPANKTRGNGQRRGEDQLVSRGRDEPAVQDPRANKPAPKIIMKESRADRFPTPEQLDELQQSNRPRGEKPALLTRNR is encoded by the coding sequence ATGTCCTTTGCTTCCCTCGGTCTCTCCGAGGCATTGGTCGGCGCTGTCGAAGCCGCCGGCTACGCCCAGCCCACCCCCGTGCAACAGCGGGCGATTCCCGCCGTGTTGCAAGGTCGCGACCTGATGGTCGCGGCCCAGACTGGCACCGGCAAGACTGCCGGTTTCGCGCTGCCGATTCTCGAGCGCCTGTTCCCCAACGGTCACCCAGACAAATCCCAGCGGCACGGCCCGCGCCAGACGCGTGTACTGGTCCTGACCCCAACCCGCGAACTCGCGGCCCAGGTCCATGACAGCTTCAAGCTCTATGCCCGTGACCTGCATCTGGTCAGCACCTGCATCTTCGGCGGCGTCGGCATGAATCCGCAGATCCAGGCCGTTTCCAAGGGCGTGGACATCCTGGTGGCCTGCCCCGGCCGCCTGCTCGACCTGGTTGGCCAGGGCGCCGTCGACCTCTCCCATGTGGAGATCCTGGTGCTCGACGAAGCCGACCGGATGCTCGACATGGGCTTCATTCACGATGTGAAGAAAGTCCTCGCCAGGCTGCCGTCCAAGCGCCAGAACCTGCTGTTCTCGGCGACCTTCTCGAAAGACATCGTCGACCTCGCCAACAAGCTGCTACACGATCCCGAACGCATTGAAGTGACGCCGCCGAATACCACGGTGGAGCGCATCGAGCAGCGCGTGTTCCACCTGCCAGCCGGCCACAAGCGCGCCTTGCTGGCGCACCTGATCACGGTCGGTGCCTGGGAACAGGTGCTGGTCTTCACCCGCACCAAGCACGGCGCCAACCGCCTGGCCGAGTACCTGACCAAGCACGGTCTGCCCGCCGCGGCGATCCACGGCAACAAGAGCCAGAACGCTCGCACCAAGGCCCTTGCAGACTTCAAGGCCAACGACGTGCGTATCCTGGTGGCGACCGATATCGCTGCCCGCGGCCTGGACATCGACCAACTGCCCCATGTGGTCAACTTCGAACTGCCCAACGTCGAGGAAGACTATGTGCACCGCATCGGCCGTACCGGCCGTGCCGGCCGCAGTGGTGAAGCCATCTCCCTGGTTGCCCCGGACGAAGACAAGCTGCTCAAGGCCATCGAGCGCCTGACCAAGCAGAAGATCCCGGCCGGCGATACCCAGGGCTTTGACCCAGCGACTGTCGAAGCCGAACGCCCCGAAGCCCGGGCGCCGCGCCCCGAGCGCCAGCCGCGCGCCGACAAGCCCAAGCGCGAAGGCAAGCCGCAGCAAGCGTCCCAGGGTCCCAGTGAGGCCAAGGAAGCTGGCGACGACTCCGAAGCCAAGCCGCGCAAGAGCCGCAACCGCCGCAGGGGCAAAGGCAAAAGCCAGGAACAGCAGGGCCAGGGCCAGGAGCAGAAGGCCGCAGCCCCGCAGCAACAACCCAAACAGGCACGTCCGCAACGCCCGCCGCAGCCGGCGGCTGATCGTGACCCTGAAGAATTCCTCGACGACGACGTGGACAACTTCGGCAATCGCGCCGACTACGTCAGCCCCTACCCGCCCAAAGGCCAGAACCAGGGTCGCAATCAGCGCCGTGGCGGCCAGGGCCAGGCTCAAGGCCAAAAACAGGGTCAGAAGCAGGGCCAGGGCCAGGGACAAGCCCAGGGCCGCAGCGGCCAGGGGCGTGGGCAAGGCCAGGGTGAGAACCAGGGCCGGCGCCAAGGAGGTGGTGGTCAGGGCAGCGGCCAGAAGCAACAAGGCCAGAAGCAAGGCCAGCAGCGTCAGGGCAAGCCCGCCAACAAGACTCGCGGCAACGGCCAGCGCCGTGGTGAAGATCAACTGGTATCCCGTGGTCGCGACGAGCCAGCGGTTCAGGATCCTCGCGCCAACAAACCGGCTCCGAAGATCATCATGAAAGAGTCCCGCGCCGACCGTTTCCCAACGCCGGAGCAGTTGGACGAGCTGCAGCAGAGCAACCGCCCGCGCGGTGAGAAACCAGCATTGCTGACCCGCAATCGCTGA
- a CDS encoding M14 family metallopeptidase, which yields MDLTCFSRDYAEAREKFLEICHQRRLTVESHNHPMQGRDNEQLALDVAFSGPRDATNLLVISSGCHGVEGFCGSAIQIDRLRDGDWNERCRRDNLAVLYLHALNPYGFSWLRRVNEDNVDLNRNFVDFGQPLADNPDYRAVAPWLMRPGLLSDLRLVGYALRHGRKSLQAAISRGQHSDPHGLFFAGARPTWSNLTLRRVLREHARQCRRIAWIDVHTGLGPQGVGERIYKGRQRAEDIARARHWWGEQVTNSAEGNSVSARLNGTLDQMVMSECAQAQYNGLTLEYGTLPGRKVLSALRAEQWLQNHPNTAPAVHQRIKERLRGAFYPQRDGWKREVLDQAREVLDQALAGLASPLG from the coding sequence ATGGACCTGACCTGTTTCTCTCGCGATTACGCGGAGGCCCGCGAAAAATTCCTCGAAATCTGCCACCAGCGCCGCCTCACCGTGGAATCCCATAACCACCCGATGCAGGGTCGCGACAATGAGCAACTTGCACTGGATGTGGCCTTCAGTGGCCCGCGCGACGCCACCAACCTGCTGGTGATCAGCAGCGGCTGTCACGGCGTCGAGGGATTCTGCGGCTCGGCGATCCAGATCGACCGTCTGCGCGACGGAGACTGGAACGAGCGCTGCCGGCGCGACAACCTCGCCGTGCTTTACCTACACGCACTCAATCCCTACGGCTTCTCCTGGTTGCGGCGGGTGAACGAAGACAACGTCGACCTGAATCGCAACTTCGTCGACTTCGGCCAACCGCTGGCGGACAACCCCGATTACCGGGCGGTGGCCCCCTGGCTGATGCGGCCGGGGCTGCTGAGCGACTTGCGTCTGGTGGGCTATGCACTGCGTCATGGCAGGAAAAGCCTGCAGGCCGCTATTTCACGGGGCCAGCACAGTGACCCGCATGGCCTGTTCTTCGCCGGCGCCCGCCCAACCTGGAGCAACCTGACCCTGCGCCGGGTACTGCGCGAACACGCTCGCCAGTGCCGGCGTATCGCCTGGATCGACGTGCATACCGGGCTCGGACCACAGGGCGTCGGCGAGCGCATCTACAAAGGCCGCCAGCGTGCCGAAGACATCGCCCGCGCACGCCATTGGTGGGGCGAGCAAGTCACCAACAGCGCCGAAGGCAACTCGGTGTCGGCCCGACTCAACGGCACGCTCGACCAGATGGTGATGAGCGAATGCGCCCAGGCCCAGTACAACGGCCTGACCTTGGAATACGGCACGCTGCCCGGACGCAAGGTCCTCTCCGCACTACGTGCCGAGCAGTGGCTGCAAAACCACCCGAATACCGCTCCGGCGGTCCACCAGCGCATCAAGGAGCGCCTGCGCGGTGCGTTCTATCCGCAGCGGGACGGTTGGAAGCGCGAGGTGCTCGACCAGGCGCGCGAAGTGCTCGACCAGGCCCTGGCCGGGCTGGCCAGCCCCCTGGGTTGA
- a CDS encoding CapA family protein, with protein sequence MYQRVKAPQQRPATLELQPTWREAEVEDGFCVVAVGDIIITHAIAQKLKRKSPELLAILGRGDVVVGNYEGSAIDLKTYDGYPEAESGFAWLISDPDAPADLAALGFNLMARANNHALDWGAAGMRMTNELLDAAGIAHAGTGASLSAARAPAFVNTDCARVSLISYATTFEANSPANDGLGVVPPRPGLNPLRTTPHRLVSAEDFAVLKRLNDQEAFQDHYLLKALYGQHSVHLGMALHYRVDPSAAPGSLRIHYECDKRDQADILLNLRQAKQTSDFTIVAQHTHEPDNFTSSVPNYLPALARSLVDNGADMLCGHGPHQIRGIEVYNGKPLLYSLGNFCFMDNSQQVIARDEWEEMEWMAAEAIVGPKGITNPRISTPAEFLEWKRVVGIFSEPIWFESVVAECRFNAEGRLKELLLHPIELGFEGRDAERGIPRLAFDSEDNQQQARRILERLQVLSAEFGTRIEIDTVEFGQRISSIGRVLIPTT encoded by the coding sequence ATGTATCAACGTGTCAAAGCCCCGCAGCAGCGGCCCGCCACCCTCGAGTTGCAACCCACCTGGCGCGAGGCCGAGGTCGAAGACGGCTTCTGCGTGGTCGCCGTTGGCGACATCATCATCACCCACGCCATCGCCCAGAAGCTCAAGCGCAAGTCGCCGGAGTTGCTGGCAATCCTCGGCCGGGGCGATGTGGTGGTCGGCAACTACGAAGGCTCGGCCATCGACCTGAAGACCTACGACGGCTACCCGGAAGCCGAGTCCGGCTTCGCCTGGCTGATCAGTGACCCGGACGCCCCGGCGGACCTCGCCGCCCTGGGCTTCAACCTGATGGCCCGCGCCAACAACCATGCCCTGGACTGGGGCGCGGCAGGCATGCGCATGACCAATGAGCTGCTGGATGCCGCCGGCATCGCCCACGCAGGAACCGGCGCCAGTCTCTCCGCCGCTCGCGCCCCGGCCTTCGTCAACACGGACTGCGCGCGGGTGTCACTGATCTCCTACGCAACCACCTTCGAAGCCAATTCACCGGCCAACGATGGCCTCGGCGTGGTGCCGCCGCGTCCCGGCCTGAACCCGCTGCGCACAACGCCCCATCGACTGGTATCGGCCGAAGACTTCGCCGTACTCAAGCGCCTCAATGACCAGGAAGCGTTCCAGGACCATTACCTGCTCAAAGCCCTCTACGGCCAGCACAGTGTGCACCTGGGGATGGCACTGCACTACCGCGTCGACCCAAGCGCCGCGCCGGGCTCCCTGCGCATCCACTACGAGTGCGACAAGCGCGACCAGGCGGACATCCTGCTGAACCTGCGCCAGGCCAAGCAAACCTCCGACTTCACCATCGTCGCCCAGCACACCCACGAGCCGGACAACTTCACCTCCTCAGTGCCCAATTACCTGCCGGCACTGGCCCGCAGCCTGGTGGACAACGGCGCCGACATGCTCTGCGGCCATGGCCCGCACCAGATCCGCGGCATCGAGGTCTACAACGGCAAGCCGCTGCTCTACTCCCTGGGCAATTTCTGCTTCATGGACAACAGCCAGCAGGTGATTGCCCGTGACGAGTGGGAAGAAATGGAATGGATGGCCGCCGAGGCCATCGTCGGCCCCAAGGGCATCACCAACCCGCGCATTTCCACTCCGGCCGAATTCCTCGAGTGGAAGCGCGTGGTGGGCATCTTCAGTGAGCCGATCTGGTTCGAAAGCGTGGTTGCCGAATGCCGCTTCAACGCCGAAGGCCGCCTCAAGGAACTGCTGCTACACCCCATCGAACTGGGCTTCGAAGGACGTGACGCCGAGCGCGGCATTCCGCGCCTGGCCTTCGACAGCGAGGACAACCAGCAGCAGGCACGGCGCATCCTCGAGCGCCTGCAGGTGCTGTCCGCGGAATTCGGTACACGGATCGAGATCGACACCGTGGAGTTCGGCCAACGCATCAGCAGTATTGGCCGGGTGCTGATTCCGACAACCTGA
- a CDS encoding MFS transporter, with protein MNAPSDSSRPLVVALLMTVMVISVLDKSIFAFAGPQIIDELKLSPEQFGFIGSAFFFLYSISGVLVGFLANRLPSRGILAGMSVVWMAAQLLTALSSSLFALVASRMLLGAGCGPGTAVTQHACFKWYDRRERVLPAALIQVAIMLGAILGALSLPLLIQHLGWRSGYLILATIGLVWLVLWLMVGREGGHDDAENEPGHGAVSYRHLLLNRTFVFITLAGFCTYLPTALIYSWVPTYLQKGLHMSPMQSGYVVMAATVGVIVLNLVVSGLSQRALKRGASVRVAMALPPVVACLIGGVALSLMGFFEQGLLATLGLYLLGGIVVNLLPAFANSIVAYIAPARQRGSMLAIHIGLMTSAGMLAPHVVGQAIGWEGGDLVLGFELAVGLFGTALLAGGLLGLFLIDPERSRQKLAARAAQSPNAPAPCQA; from the coding sequence ATGAACGCCCCTTCCGACAGCAGCCGCCCGCTGGTGGTAGCGCTGCTGATGACCGTGATGGTCATCAGCGTGCTCGACAAGAGCATCTTCGCCTTCGCCGGCCCGCAGATCATCGACGAGCTGAAGCTCTCACCCGAGCAGTTCGGCTTCATCGGCAGCGCATTCTTCTTCCTCTACTCCATTTCCGGCGTGCTGGTGGGCTTCCTCGCCAACCGCCTACCGAGCCGCGGCATCCTCGCCGGCATGTCGGTGGTGTGGATGGCCGCCCAATTGTTGACTGCCCTTTCCAGCAGCCTCTTCGCCCTGGTGGCGAGCCGCATGCTGCTTGGCGCCGGCTGCGGCCCAGGCACCGCGGTAACCCAGCACGCCTGTTTCAAATGGTACGACCGGCGTGAGCGAGTCCTTCCCGCTGCCTTGATCCAGGTGGCGATCATGCTCGGAGCCATCCTCGGCGCACTCTCGCTGCCGCTGCTGATCCAGCACCTGGGCTGGCGCTCCGGCTACCTGATCCTCGCCACCATCGGTCTCGTCTGGCTGGTGCTGTGGTTGATGGTGGGCCGCGAGGGCGGGCACGATGACGCCGAGAACGAACCGGGCCATGGCGCCGTGTCCTACCGCCACCTTTTGCTGAACCGAACTTTCGTCTTCATCACCCTGGCCGGCTTCTGCACCTACCTGCCCACGGCACTGATCTACAGCTGGGTTCCCACGTATCTGCAAAAGGGCCTGCACATGAGCCCAATGCAATCCGGCTACGTGGTAATGGCAGCCACTGTCGGGGTGATCGTCCTCAACCTGGTGGTTTCCGGCCTCTCCCAGCGCGCCCTCAAGCGTGGCGCCAGTGTGCGGGTGGCCATGGCCCTGCCGCCAGTGGTGGCCTGCCTGATCGGTGGCGTCGCCCTCAGCTTGATGGGCTTCTTCGAACAGGGCCTGCTCGCCACGCTAGGCCTCTACCTGCTGGGCGGGATCGTGGTGAACCTGCTGCCCGCCTTCGCCAACTCCATCGTCGCCTACATCGCCCCAGCCCGACAGCGCGGCAGCATGTTGGCCATCCACATCGGCCTGATGACCAGCGCCGGCATGCTCGCCCCCCACGTAGTCGGCCAGGCCATCGGTTGGGAAGGCGGCGATCTGGTCCTCGGCTTCGAGTTGGCCGTCGGCCTGTTCGGTACAGCCCTGCTGGCCGGAGGCCTGCTGGGCCTGTTTCTGATCGACCCCGAGCGCAGCCGCCAGAAACTCGCCGCTCGCGCAGCCCAATCCCCCAACGCCCCGGCCCCGTGCCAGGCCTGA
- a CDS encoding ABC transporter substrate-binding protein, translated as MLVLRIVLLTLLACLGSAALAEPLRIVSEPWAPYIFEEEGQLRGLDYEASAIVFQRMGIEVQWSLMPWKRCLMELENGQADAVLDIFRNQERESQMVFPAEPLSEVEFVLFYARQRPYPFQRLADLRGLKIGVSPGYWYADQAFRTSPLFTREPAPTHEANLGKLVRDRVDLVVNDRRAGLYLVHQMGLETQIASHPRAISRDRLYLAFRRQSQLESLAAPFGEALRRFKQEPAYAQLVARYREPGQEISSNR; from the coding sequence ATGCTAGTACTTCGCATAGTCCTTCTCACCCTGCTCGCATGTCTCGGCTCAGCCGCCCTGGCCGAGCCCCTGCGCATTGTCAGCGAACCCTGGGCGCCCTACATATTCGAAGAAGAAGGCCAACTCCGTGGCCTGGATTACGAGGCCAGCGCCATCGTTTTCCAACGCATGGGCATCGAGGTCCAGTGGAGTCTGATGCCCTGGAAGCGCTGCCTGATGGAATTGGAAAACGGTCAGGCCGACGCGGTGCTGGACATCTTTCGCAATCAGGAACGCGAGTCGCAGATGGTCTTCCCCGCAGAACCGCTGTCGGAAGTGGAGTTCGTGCTGTTCTATGCGCGGCAACGACCCTACCCGTTCCAGCGCCTGGCCGATCTTCGGGGCCTGAAGATAGGTGTTTCCCCCGGTTACTGGTACGCCGACCAGGCTTTTCGTACCTCGCCACTGTTCACCCGCGAACCGGCGCCGACCCACGAGGCCAATCTCGGCAAGCTGGTGCGCGATCGGGTCGATCTCGTGGTCAACGACCGCCGCGCCGGCCTATACCTCGTCCACCAGATGGGCCTGGAAACGCAGATCGCCAGTCATCCCAGGGCGATCAGCCGCGACCGCTTGTACCTCGCTTTCCGCCGTCAATCGCAACTGGAAAGCCTGGCCGCGCCCTTCGGCGAAGCACTCAGGCGTTTCAAGCAGGAACCGGCGTACGCACAGCTCGTGGCCCGTTACCGCGAACCGGGCCAGGAAATCTCCAGCAACCGTTGA
- a CDS encoding cytochrome b, with protein sequence MQWRNSPSRFGLVSVLLHWGVAIVFVGLFALGLWMVGLNYYSSWYKTAPDIHKGIGILLFLVMVARLAWRFISPPPPALPNHGPMTRLGSKVGHLVLYVGLFALMISGYLISTAEGRGIAVFGLFEVPATLTAIPDQEDVAGAIHEYLAWGLLIFAGIHALAALKHHFIDRDATLTRMLGRAAK encoded by the coding sequence ATGCAATGGCGTAACTCTCCGTCCCGCTTCGGCCTGGTCAGTGTTCTTCTGCATTGGGGTGTGGCCATCGTCTTCGTCGGTCTGTTCGCCCTGGGCCTGTGGATGGTCGGTCTGAACTACTACAGCAGCTGGTACAAGACCGCTCCTGATATCCACAAGGGCATCGGCATCCTGCTGTTCCTGGTGATGGTTGCGCGCCTGGCCTGGCGCTTCATCAGCCCGCCGCCGCCGGCACTGCCCAACCATGGCCCGATGACCCGCCTGGGCTCCAAGGTCGGTCACCTGGTGCTCTACGTCGGCCTCTTCGCCCTGATGATTTCCGGTTACCTGATTTCCACCGCCGAGGGCCGTGGCATTGCCGTGTTCGGCCTGTTCGAAGTGCCCGCCACCCTCACCGCCATTCCTGACCAGGAAGATGTCGCCGGCGCCATCCACGAATACCTTGCCTGGGGCCTGCTGATTTTCGCCGGTATACACGCCCTGGCCGCTCTCAAGCACCATTTCATCGACCGCGACGCGACCCTGACCCGCATGCTCGGACGCGCCGCCAAATAA
- a CDS encoding M20 aminoacylase family protein, translating into MQLIPQILAWQDEFAQIRRQIHQHPELGFEERITSELVAGYLRQWGYEVFAGVGGTGVVGVLCNGSSARSIGIRADMDALPIQEESGVPHASCEAGKMHACGHDGHTTILLCAARYLAETRRFDGTLNLIFQPAEETLGGARRMIEDGLFERFPCDAVYALHNMPGLPVGAFLTQPGAMSASSDVATIRLIGVGGHGAMPHKARDPIVAAAELLLALQTIVARNVPAGEVAVVTVGAIQAGEAHNVIPDVATLKLSVRSTHPDIRKLLRQRISEISQGVAQVHGIELDLDYEERIGVLINTPAETALLQQVARELVGEEAVLTSVPSGYLGSEDFASMLEVRPGCYMVLGNGNSGPSGCMVHNPGYDFNDAAIPFGASLWARLVETSLNEANA; encoded by the coding sequence ATGCAGCTGATCCCACAGATCCTGGCCTGGCAGGATGAATTCGCGCAGATTCGGCGCCAGATCCACCAGCATCCCGAACTTGGCTTCGAGGAACGGATCACCAGCGAATTGGTGGCCGGCTACCTGCGCCAGTGGGGCTATGAAGTTTTCGCGGGCGTCGGCGGTACCGGCGTCGTCGGCGTGCTGTGCAACGGCAGCAGTGCGCGCAGCATCGGTATCCGCGCCGACATGGACGCCCTGCCGATCCAGGAAGAAAGCGGCGTCCCCCATGCCAGCTGCGAAGCCGGCAAGATGCACGCGTGCGGCCATGATGGGCACACCACCATCCTGCTTTGCGCAGCACGCTACCTCGCCGAAACCCGCCGGTTCGACGGCACCCTCAATCTGATCTTCCAACCCGCAGAGGAAACTCTGGGTGGTGCGCGACGCATGATCGAAGACGGCCTGTTCGAGCGCTTCCCCTGCGATGCGGTCTACGCACTGCACAACATGCCGGGACTCCCGGTGGGGGCTTTCCTGACCCAGCCCGGCGCCATGAGCGCGTCGTCCGACGTGGCGACCATCCGCCTGATCGGGGTCGGTGGACACGGCGCCATGCCACACAAGGCCCGCGATCCCATCGTCGCTGCCGCCGAGTTGTTGCTGGCGCTGCAAACCATCGTCGCGCGCAACGTGCCAGCCGGCGAAGTGGCCGTGGTCACCGTCGGCGCCATCCAGGCCGGTGAGGCCCATAACGTGATCCCGGATGTGGCCACGCTGAAGCTCAGCGTTCGCTCCACCCATCCGGATATCCGCAAGCTGCTGCGCCAACGTATCAGCGAGATCAGCCAGGGCGTCGCCCAGGTCCATGGCATCGAGTTGGACCTGGACTACGAAGAGCGCATCGGCGTGCTGATCAATACCCCAGCCGAAACCGCACTGCTGCAACAGGTGGCGCGTGAGCTGGTGGGTGAGGAGGCGGTGCTGACGAGCGTTCCCAGCGGTTATCTCGGCAGCGAGGATTTCGCCTCCATGCTGGAAGTGCGGCCCGGCTGCTACATGGTGCTGGGTAACGGCAACAGCGGGCCGAGCGGCTGCATGGTCCACAACCCCGGCTACGACTTCAACGACGCCGCCATCCCTTTCGGCGCCAGCCTCTGGGCACGCCTGGTGGAAACGAGCCTGAACGAGGCAAACGCATGA
- a CDS encoding LysR family transcriptional regulator, whose protein sequence is MKLHQLRAIVAICESGSIQEASRLLHISQPALSKGIKELEAELGVPLLVRSNRGITLTEFGERLVRRARLILEEVRRARDEIETLKGVMDGKVSIGVSPVTPGAQFIASLNRYRKRYPKVQVQIHELRPSKLMEGLREGLLDLVLTSLPASRSSDGFHWTELFTQPTVLAVRKGHPLRHVRTLNELRDQEWLLQDSLEQSRVGWMFENYQVEPPERIIECASVVLFSELALNTDAISYWSLRVLDHVRKLGQELEIIDLVEQVPPMNISLVCRDQELMTREAQALTDELVYAYKNPAAKAGQSLNPTS, encoded by the coding sequence ATGAAGTTGCACCAGCTCCGCGCCATTGTCGCGATCTGCGAGAGTGGCAGCATCCAGGAAGCCTCGCGGCTGCTCCACATTTCCCAGCCCGCCCTGTCCAAGGGCATCAAGGAACTGGAAGCCGAACTCGGCGTACCTCTGCTGGTGCGTTCCAACCGCGGCATCACCCTCACCGAATTCGGCGAGCGCCTTGTACGCCGCGCGCGGCTGATCCTGGAAGAGGTGCGCCGCGCACGTGACGAGATCGAAACCCTCAAGGGCGTCATGGACGGCAAGGTCTCCATCGGCGTTTCTCCGGTAACGCCCGGCGCCCAGTTCATCGCCAGCCTCAACCGCTACCGCAAGCGCTACCCCAAGGTGCAGGTGCAGATCCACGAATTGCGCCCCTCCAAGCTGATGGAGGGCCTGCGCGAAGGCCTGCTGGATCTGGTGCTTACCTCCCTGCCCGCCTCCCGCAGCAGTGACGGCTTCCACTGGACCGAACTGTTCACCCAGCCGACGGTGCTTGCCGTGCGCAAAGGCCATCCGCTGCGCCATGTGCGCACCCTGAACGAGTTGCGCGACCAGGAATGGCTGCTGCAGGACTCACTGGAGCAGTCACGGGTCGGCTGGATGTTCGAGAACTATCAGGTGGAGCCGCCGGAGCGGATCATCGAATGCGCCTCGGTGGTGTTGTTCTCCGAACTGGCGCTGAATACCGATGCGATCAGCTATTGGTCGCTGCGGGTCCTCGACCATGTGCGCAAACTCGGCCAGGAACTGGAGATCATCGATCTGGTGGAACAGGTGCCGCCGATGAACATCTCGCTGGTGTGCCGCGACCAGGAACTGATGACGCGCGAAGCCCAGGCGCTCACCGACGAGCTGGTCTACGCCTACAAGAACCCCGCTGCCAAGGCCGGCCAGTCGCTGAACCCCACCTCCTGA
- a CDS encoding YceI family protein, whose amino-acid sequence MLKKTFAALTLGAALFAGQAMAADYVIDKEGQHAFVNFKIGHLGYSYIYGTFKDFDGTFSFDEKNPEASKIKVTLKTASVDTNHAERDKHIKSGDFLNVSKNPTATFESTSVKSTGQGTADVTGNLTLNGVTKPVVIKAKFVGQGDDPWGGYRAGFEGTTTIKLKDFAIQKDLGPASQEAELIISFEGVRS is encoded by the coding sequence ATGCTGAAGAAAACCTTCGCTGCCCTGACCCTCGGTGCCGCACTGTTCGCTGGCCAGGCCATGGCCGCCGACTACGTGATCGACAAGGAAGGCCAGCACGCCTTCGTCAACTTCAAGATCGGCCACCTGGGCTACAGCTACATCTACGGGACCTTCAAGGATTTCGACGGCACCTTCAGCTTCGATGAGAAGAACCCCGAGGCCAGCAAGATCAAGGTCACCCTGAAGACCGCCAGCGTTGATACCAACCACGCCGAGCGTGACAAGCACATCAAGAGCGGCGACTTCCTGAACGTTAGCAAGAACCCCACCGCCACCTTCGAGTCGACCTCGGTCAAGTCCACCGGCCAGGGCACTGCCGACGTGACCGGCAACCTGACCCTGAACGGCGTGACCAAGCCCGTCGTGATCAAGGCCAAGTTCGTTGGCCAGGGCGACGATCCGTGGGGCGGCTACCGTGCCGGTTTCGAAGGCACCACCACGATCAAGCTGAAGGACTTCGCCATCCAGAAGGACCTCGGCCCGGCCTCCCAGGAAGCCGAGCTGATCATCTCCTTCGAGGGTGTGCGTTCCTAA